In Sphingobium sp. EP60837, one genomic interval encodes:
- a CDS encoding FdhF/YdeP family oxidoreductase: MAATKGSKPRIKPFRGPAGGWGSVRSLAEILPREHFPLEGMRELARQNKPDGFMCVSCAWAKPGEPHPAEFCEEGAKATAWELTKLRTTPDFFRDHSVTALREWRDYDLEQHGRLTHPLRYDAAADKYVACSWDEAFDAIAASLRPMDPKRVVFYSSGRTSLEASYMYGLMARMYGNQNLPDSSNMCHESTSVGLKAAIGVPVGTTQLKDFDECDAIFFFGQNVGSNSPRMLHDLRRVRKRGVEIITFNPLRERGLERFTDPQNPIEMATLQETGISTQYHQVKTGGDIAAMMGLAKFLIEWDDAAKAVGDPPVLDHHFIEQHTKDFHAFAEKVRASSWEEIEAESGLTRWALEQAARVYARSKAVLAIYGMGLTQHVKGVENVRMVVNLLLLRGNIGKPGAGPMPVRGHSNVQGQRTVGITEKTELAPVEKLKELYGFNPPTEKGLDTVETCQGIVDGSVRAFIGLGGNFLRAIPDTEKMETAWPRLDLTVHVATKLNRSHLFPGRQAYLLPCLGRIERDMQQSGPQAVSMEDSTSCIHGSLGKAEPASEYLLSEPAIVAALARRLLPPNPRVDWDSWVEDYGRIRDAIEATYPDKFKDFNQRLFQPGGFWKGNKAAERIWETPSGKAEFLPPSGMSATGFTDKGGQYRLMTLRSNDQFNTTIYGYHDRFRGVKGTRDVLFMNAEDMMQEGLREGDVVTLEGASQDGRVRRRPGLIATVYNIPRGCLGAYYPECNVLIPIEHHAEESHVPAAKSVPVTISRAS, translated from the coding sequence ATGGCGGCCACCAAAGGAAGCAAACCCCGTATCAAGCCGTTTCGGGGTCCTGCCGGAGGCTGGGGTTCCGTGCGCTCGCTCGCCGAAATACTGCCGCGCGAGCATTTCCCCCTTGAAGGCATGCGGGAGTTGGCCCGTCAGAATAAGCCCGATGGGTTCATGTGCGTCAGCTGCGCCTGGGCAAAGCCCGGCGAGCCCCACCCGGCGGAGTTTTGTGAGGAAGGCGCGAAGGCAACCGCGTGGGAATTGACGAAATTACGGACAACGCCGGACTTTTTCCGGGATCATAGCGTCACCGCCCTGCGGGAATGGCGGGACTATGATCTGGAACAGCATGGGCGCTTGACCCACCCGCTGCGCTATGACGCGGCGGCGGACAAATATGTCGCCTGTTCATGGGACGAAGCCTTTGACGCCATCGCGGCCAGCCTGCGGCCGATGGACCCCAAGAGGGTGGTTTTCTACTCATCCGGGCGCACCAGTCTGGAGGCATCCTATATGTACGGCCTGATGGCGCGCATGTACGGCAACCAGAATCTGCCCGACAGTTCCAACATGTGTCATGAATCCACTTCGGTGGGATTGAAGGCCGCCATCGGCGTGCCCGTCGGAACGACACAGTTGAAGGACTTCGACGAGTGCGACGCGATTTTCTTCTTCGGCCAGAATGTCGGGTCCAATTCCCCGCGCATGCTGCACGACTTGCGCCGTGTGCGGAAGCGGGGGGTGGAGATCATCACCTTCAACCCGCTGCGCGAACGCGGACTTGAACGCTTTACCGATCCGCAAAACCCGATCGAGATGGCGACGCTCCAGGAAACGGGCATTTCCACCCAATATCATCAGGTGAAAACCGGCGGTGACATCGCCGCCATGATGGGCCTCGCGAAGTTCCTCATCGAATGGGACGATGCGGCCAAAGCGGTCGGCGATCCCCCGGTGCTGGATCATCATTTTATCGAGCAGCATACCAAGGATTTCCATGCCTTTGCGGAGAAAGTGCGGGCGTCATCCTGGGAGGAAATAGAAGCGGAGTCGGGCCTTACCCGCTGGGCGCTGGAGCAAGCGGCGCGCGTCTATGCCCGGTCCAAGGCCGTGCTGGCCATTTACGGCATGGGGCTGACCCAGCATGTGAAGGGGGTCGAGAATGTCCGGATGGTCGTCAACCTGCTGCTATTGCGTGGAAACATCGGCAAGCCTGGCGCAGGACCTATGCCGGTGCGCGGCCACAGCAATGTGCAGGGGCAGCGCACGGTCGGCATCACGGAAAAAACCGAACTTGCGCCCGTCGAGAAGCTGAAAGAGCTATATGGGTTCAATCCGCCGACGGAAAAAGGGCTCGACACGGTCGAGACATGCCAGGGCATCGTCGATGGATCGGTGAGGGCGTTCATCGGTCTGGGCGGCAATTTCCTGCGCGCGATTCCCGATACCGAAAAGATGGAGACGGCATGGCCGCGACTGGACCTGACAGTGCATGTCGCGACCAAGCTAAACCGCAGCCACCTATTTCCCGGACGGCAAGCCTATCTGCTCCCCTGCCTTGGTCGCATAGAAAGGGACATGCAGCAAAGCGGTCCGCAGGCGGTATCGATGGAGGATTCCACCAGCTGCATTCATGGATCGCTGGGCAAGGCGGAGCCAGCCAGCGAGTATCTGCTGTCCGAACCGGCGATCGTGGCTGCGCTGGCCAGACGGCTCCTGCCGCCCAATCCACGCGTCGATTGGGACAGTTGGGTTGAGGATTACGGCCGTATCAGGGACGCAATCGAGGCGACCTATCCGGACAAGTTCAAGGACTTCAACCAGCGCCTGTTCCAGCCTGGCGGCTTCTGGAAGGGGAATAAGGCGGCGGAGCGGATTTGGGAGACGCCGAGCGGAAAGGCGGAATTCCTGCCTCCCTCGGGCATGTCGGCGACCGGCTTTACGGACAAGGGCGGGCAGTATCGGCTGATGACACTGCGGTCCAACGATCAGTTCAACACGACCATCTATGGCTATCATGATCGTTTCCGCGGCGTGAAGGGAACGCGCGATGTGCTTTTCATGAATGCAGAAGACATGATGCAGGAAGGTTTGCGCGAAGGTGATGTGGTGACGCTGGAAGGCGCATCGCAGGACGGGCGGGTGCGGCGCCGGCCGGGCTTGATCGCCACCGTTTATAATATCCCGCGCGGCTGCCTGGGCGCCTATTATCCCGAATGCAATGTGCTCATCCCGATCGAGCATCATGCCGAGGAGAGCCATGTTCCGGCGGCAAAGTCCGTACCGGTGACGATCAGCCGGGCCTCCTGA